The genomic segment TTACAATTTTATCGAGGTTATAAGACGCTAGCTTTAATGCAGGAACAGGTAGCTGAGCTTAAGACGCAAATTCAATATATGAAATATGAGAAAGAGAGGCTGTTAAACTTATTGGAAAAATTGGATTCAGAAGATTATATTGAGCGGATTGCCAGAGAAGAATTGGGATTGGTTAAAAGAGGAGAAATTCTAATTATTACTGTTGAAGAATAGGAGAATTTTTAACCTGTTTTTTTTTGTGTAAAATTCAGTAAGTTAGGGGGAAGTTTGAT from the Anoxybacter fermentans genome contains:
- a CDS encoding FtsB family cell division protein produces the protein MIRKVPNPTKPKKKFRRIFIIGSLMILISSFCSLQFYRGYKTLALMQEQVAELKTQIQYMKYEKERLLNLLEKLDSEDYIERIAREELGLVKRGEILIITVEE